One genomic window of Hydra vulgaris chromosome 03, alternate assembly HydraT2T_AEP includes the following:
- the LOC100209370 gene encoding universal stress protein Slr1101, whose protein sequence is MSTASRTILLAVDDSETSLNAFNWYLKNFHRNDDTLLLVHVHRMPELPTMGLMIGVVPMTQTYEAIIRTSIETSNQLLASYEQRCKDCQVTSKTILADNHDSPGHVICSLAKSNNADIVITGQRGLGALSRVFLGSTSDYILHHAHIPIIVVPPKVNEH, encoded by the coding sequence ATGTCTACTGCTAGTCGTACAATTCTTTTGGCTGTGGATGACAGTGAAACAAGTTTGAATGCGTTTAACtggtatttgaaaaattttcacaGAAATGACGATACGTTGTTATTAGTGCATGTTCATAGAATGCCTGAACTTCCCACAATGGGATTGATGATTGGGGTTGTTCCAATGACCCAGACTTATGAAGCTATAATCAGAACAAGTATTGAAACAAGTAACCAATTGCTTGCTAGCTATGAGCAACGTTGCAAGGATTGCCAAGTTACTTCAAAAACAATTCTTGCTGATAATCATGATTCACCAGGACATGTAATTTGTAGTTTGGCTAAAAGTAACAATGCCGACATTGTAATAACTGGACAGAGAGGACTTGGTGCACTTAGTCGTGTGTTCCTTGGTAGCACAAGTGATTATATTCTGCATCATGCTCACATCCCAATAATTGTTGTGCCTCCAAAAGTAAATGAACATTAA